A single Hyperolius riggenbachi isolate aHypRig1 chromosome 12, aHypRig1.pri, whole genome shotgun sequence DNA region contains:
- the LOC137541139 gene encoding mitochondrial nucleoid-associated protein 1-like, producing MDICPFCGKAFKRLKSHLPHCKMAAATDKSPAAHHSKKTLPLRKTKKTLLSTPEQQSPAGGGSADIKKQGQDTKKKLQFNSTTSLARRAQTLLPEVLSRDRVMASKKQKKEDNWQRNVNYIDSDHSNNISHCIDEENSESEHFSLQGQTASSTSEGPKLVPFPVQVTDLPNTGLKTLIEIQDPSRKSPNTGLQTLTEIQDPSRKSPNTGLQTLTEIQDPSRKSPNTGLQTLTEIQDPSRKSPNTGLQTLIEIQDPSRKSPNTGLKTLIEIQDPSRKSPNTGLQTLTEILDSPRKLPNTGLQTLTEIQDPSIKHLNTGLQTLKEIQDPSKKFSNTDLKTLTEILDSSRKLPNTGLQTLTQILDSPRKLPDAGLITLPEIQVPSRKSPNTDLQTIQDSSRKTPVDNVIIHWPGLQEAPNLVTTEIPGTAGVNVPIKEQVSGKEQLDQCGISTGEHFKRSKDGNLSPNPSKHHLELVSKSSPLLCVPIEAATSPLRIALENIRGQLPAVSDKYCTRDVPQVQTRGAEDIESIEKYSGGHLVHTTIRSSGLLNGRDVGPSNGSLGLEWMPELYSNYTQLSIVPNRSGLMGSHRRISIGTTPGGADSAQCKPPPCEPIPEVPLESRRLMDVRIGELSSWVGRQRWSLRSIAELGPRAWDRYYNKYINVKKGGVGGLAMLLAGYCVLSYSWNFHHIRNDRWRKYH from the exons ATGGATATCTGCCCGTTTTGCGGGAAAGCCTTCAAAAGGCTGAAATCCCATCTACCGCactgcaagatggccgccgccacgGACAAGTCACCAGCCGCTCATCACTCTAAGAAAACCCTGCCACTCAGAAAGACAAAGAAAACTTTATTGTCCACACCAGAACAACAATCTccagcaggaggaggcagtgctgACATAAAAAAACAAGGACAGGATACTAAAAAGAAGCTTCAATTTAACTCAACCACATCTTTAGCTCGTAGAGCTCAAACATTGCTGCCTGAAGTCTTGTCAAGGGACAGAGTGATGGCatcaaaaaagcagaaaaaagaagACAATTGGCAGAGAAACGTCAACTATATTGATTCAGATCATTCTAATAACATAAGTCACTGCATCGATGAGGAAAATAGTGAGTCAGAACATTTTTCCTTGCAAGGCCAGACCGCTTCTTCCACTTCAGAAGGTCCCAAGTTAGTCCCGTTCCCTGTACAAGTCACAGATCTTCCAAATACAGGACTCAAAACCCTGATAGAAATACAAGATCCCTCAAGGAAATCTCCAAATACAGGCCTCCAAACCCTGACAGAAATACAAGATCCCTCAAGGAAATCTCCAAATACAGGCCTCCAAACCCTGACAGAAATACAAGATCCCTCAAGGAAATCTCCAAATACAGGCCTCCAAACCCTGACAGAAATACAAGATCCCTCAAGGAAATCTCCAAATACAGGCCTCCAAACCCTGATAGAAATACAAGATCCCTCAAGGAAATCTCCAAATACTGGACTCAAAACCCTGATAGAAATACAAGATCCCTCAAGGAAATCTCCAAATACAGGCCTCCAAACCCTGACAGAAATACTAGATTCCCCAAGGAAGCTTCCAAATACAGGCCTCCAAACCCTGACAGAAATACAAGATCCCTCAATTAAGCATCTAAATACAGGCCTCCAAACCCTGAAAGAAATACAAGATCCCTCAAAGAAGTTTTCAAATACAGACCTCAAAACCCTGACAGAGATACTAGATTCCTCAAGGAAGCTTCCAAATACAGGACTCCAAACCCTGACACAAATACTAGATTCCCCAAGGAAGCTTCCAGATGCAGGCCTCATAACCCTGCCAGAAATACAAGTTCCATCAAGGAAGTCTCCAAATACAGACCTCCAAACCATACAAGATTCCTCAAGGAAAACTCCAGTAGACAATGTGATCATTCACTGGCCTGGCCTCCAGGAGGCACCAAATCTAGTGACTACAGAAATACCAGGAACGGCTGGGGTAAATGTACCGATAAAGGAACAAGTCTCTGGAAAGGAACAACTAGATCAGTGTGGCATTTCAACCGGGGAACATTTCAAAAGGTCTAAGGATGGAAACCTTTCACCAAACCCTTCAAAACATCATTTAGAACTTGTCTCCAAGTCAAGTCCTCTCTTGTGTGTCCCCATCgaggctgccacctctcccttgcGCATCGCCCTGGAAAATATTCGCGGACAGTTACCTGCCGTGTCTGATAAGTACTGCACTCGGGATGTTCCTCAAGTACAGACGCGTGGTGCTGAGGACATTGAGAGTATAGAGAAGTATTCAGGAGGCCACCTGGTCCACACAACTATACGGAGCTCTGGCCTACTGAATGGCAGAGATGTGGGACCAAGTAATGGATCTCTGGGACTGGAGTGGATGCCTGAACTGTACTCCAATTATACCCAGCTCTCCATTGTGCCCAATAGGTCGGGCTTAATGGGGTCACATAGAAGAATAAGCATTGGCACAACACCAGGAGGAGCAGATTCAG CCCAGTGTAAGCCTCCGCCGTGTGAACCTATACCTGAAGTTCCCCTGGAGTCCCGGCGTCTGATGGACGTGAGAATCGGAGAGCTTTCTTCCTGGGTGGGGCGGCAGCGCTGGTCTCTGAGGAGCATTGCAGAATTAGGGCCGAGAG CCTGGGATCGTTATTACAACAAATACATCAATGTTAAGAAAGGAGGTGTCGGAGGCCTGGCTATGCTCCTCGCTGGTTACTGTGTGCTCAGCTATTCATGGAACTTCCATCACATAC